In a genomic window of Anaerotignum faecicola:
- the mutS gene encoding DNA mismatch repair protein MutS, translated as MAKITPMMQQYFEIKEQYKHCLLFFRLGDFYEMFFEDAVIASKELEITLTGKDWGQEERAPMCGVPFHSADGYIARLVERGYKVAICEQVEDPKTAKGLVKRDVVRVITPGTVVDNTVLDETKNNYILSVFSSANGYGIAVCDVTTGEFQTTEFRSVQAAAKILDETARFSPAELVCNSEFLSTPLAKEIEERFHLYLNDIDSRMYEYNTAKDTLLAHFKVKTLESFGLQKKLLAVSASGALMWYLNETQKNDLSHISALKYYTTGDFMLLDVSSRRNLELTETMREKNKKGSLLSVLDKTQTAMGARLLRKWVEQPLLSKEEINQRLDGVEELFQDLFLREEIKEILHSMYDFERIMSRVVYQNANARDLAALKNSVENLPLLKKILSRCKSPYLSTLHDRLDTLENIHALIAQSIVEDPPFSVREGGMIREGFNEELDTYTKAKENGTTWIHQLEEEEREKTGIKNLKVRYNKVFGYYIEVTKSNLELVPEGYIRKQTLANAERFITPELKELEELILGAEDKITTLEYDMFCEIRNAVAAEVERIQYCAYIVSVIDCLQSLAEVAQNRSYVKPLVDDGDVIEIKGGRHPVVEKMMDGQFIPNDTYLDREDTRLAIITGPNMAGKSTYMRQTALIVLMAQIGSFVPAEQAHIGIVDRIFTRVGASDDLSAGQSTFMVEMTEVANILHNATNKSLLILDEIGRGTSTFDGLSIAWAVLEYIADTKQIGAKTLFATHYHELSELEGKLSGVKNYCIAVQEQGEDIIFLRKIQRGGADHSYGVQVARLAGLPNKVIRRSGQILKQLNAADITKKAKQIAVESKEQQEETAQQMDMFHIAETQLADEISKLDVMAMTPIEALQTLFELQKKAKGL; from the coding sequence CCGTTTGGTGGAACGTGGCTATAAGGTTGCCATCTGCGAGCAGGTGGAGGACCCAAAGACGGCAAAGGGCTTGGTCAAGCGCGATGTTGTGCGTGTCATTACTCCGGGGACGGTTGTGGATAACACTGTTCTGGATGAAACAAAAAATAACTATATTCTCTCCGTTTTCAGCAGCGCAAACGGCTATGGCATTGCGGTCTGCGATGTGACAACAGGCGAATTTCAGACAACGGAATTTCGCAGCGTGCAGGCGGCGGCAAAAATTCTGGATGAAACGGCAAGGTTTTCCCCTGCGGAGCTTGTCTGCAACAGCGAATTTCTTTCCACCCCTTTGGCGAAGGAAATCGAGGAACGGTTTCACCTGTATCTGAATGATATTGACAGCCGCATGTATGAATATAATACCGCAAAGGATACCCTGCTTGCGCATTTCAAGGTGAAAACACTGGAAAGCTTCGGTCTGCAGAAAAAGCTGCTGGCGGTTTCGGCTTCGGGTGCGCTGATGTGGTATCTGAATGAAACGCAGAAAAACGATTTGAGCCATATTTCCGCCCTGAAATATTACACAACAGGGGATTTCATGCTGTTGGATGTTTCCAGCCGCAGAAATCTGGAGCTGACGGAAACCATGCGCGAGAAGAACAAAAAAGGATCGCTTCTGAGCGTGCTGGATAAAACCCAGACTGCGATGGGCGCAAGGCTTCTGCGCAAATGGGTGGAGCAGCCCCTGCTTTCTAAAGAAGAAATCAATCAGCGTCTGGATGGGGTGGAGGAGCTGTTCCAAGACCTGTTCCTCAGAGAGGAAATTAAGGAAATTCTCCATTCCATGTATGACTTTGAACGTATTATGTCCCGTGTGGTGTATCAGAATGCAAACGCAAGGGATTTGGCGGCGCTGAAAAATTCCGTGGAAAATCTGCCGTTGCTGAAGAAGATTCTTTCTCGCTGCAAGAGTCCATATCTGTCCACTCTGCATGACAGACTGGACACGCTGGAGAATATCCATGCGCTGATTGCGCAGTCCATCGTCGAAGACCCTCCGTTTTCCGTGCGCGAGGGCGGCATGATTCGTGAGGGCTTCAATGAGGAGCTGGATACCTACACCAAGGCGAAGGAAAACGGCACCACATGGATTCATCAGCTTGAGGAGGAGGAGCGCGAAAAGACGGGCATTAAAAACCTCAAGGTGCGCTACAATAAGGTGTTCGGCTATTATATTGAGGTCACAAAATCCAATCTGGAGCTGGTGCCGGAAGGCTATATCCGCAAGCAGACGCTTGCCAATGCGGAGCGTTTTATTACACCCGAATTAAAGGAGCTGGAGGAGCTGATTCTCGGCGCGGAGGATAAGATTACCACTCTGGAATACGATATGTTCTGCGAAATTCGCAATGCCGTTGCGGCAGAGGTGGAGCGGATTCAATATTGTGCGTATATCGTTTCTGTTATTGACTGCCTGCAGTCCCTCGCAGAGGTGGCGCAGAACAGAAGCTATGTGAAGCCGCTTGTGGATGACGGTGATGTAATTGAAATTAAGGGCGGCAGACACCCCGTTGTGGAAAAAATGATGGACGGGCAGTTTATCCCGAATGACACCTATTTAGATCGGGAGGACACCAGACTTGCCATCATCACAGGCCCGAATATGGCAGGGAAATCTACATATATGCGGCAGACCGCGCTGATTGTGCTGATGGCGCAGATTGGCAGCTTCGTTCCCGCGGAGCAGGCGCATATCGGCATTGTAGACAGAATCTTCACCCGTGTCGGTGCATCGGATGACCTTTCCGCAGGGCAGAGCACGTTTATGGTGGAAATGACAGAGGTTGCGAACATTCTGCATAACGCAACGAACAAAAGCCTGCTGATTCTGGATGAAATCGGGCGAGGCACAAGCACATTTGATGGGCTTTCCATCGCGTGGGCGGTGCTGGAATATATCGCGGATACGAAGCAGATTGGCGCGAAAACGCTTTTTGCAACGCATTATCATGAATTAAGCGAGCTGGAGGGCAAGCTTTCCGGCGTGAAGAATTACTGCATTGCCGTGCAGGAGCAGGGCGAGGATATTATTTTCCTCCGAAAAATTCAGCGCGGCGGCGCAGACCATAGCTACGGCGTGCAGGTGGCGCGTCTGGCGGGTCTGCCGAATAAGGTGATTCGCCGCAGCGGACAGATTCTCAAGCAGCTGAACGCGGCGGATATTACGAAAAAAGCAAAGCAGATTGCAGTGGAATCCAAGGAGCAGCAGGAGGAAACCGCACAGCAGATGGATATGTTCCATATTGCGGAAACGCAGCTTGCGGATGAAATCTCCAAGCTGGATGTGATGGCGATGACCCCTATTGAAGCACTGCAAACGCTTTTTGAATTGCAGAAAAAGGCAAAAGGGCTGTAA
- the mutL gene encoding DNA mismatch repair endonuclease MutL, whose translation MQKIRLLDAKTINKIAAGEVVESPKSVVKELTENAIDANAGSVTIEIKEGGISYIRITDNGTGIPKEQVKEAFLRHATSKMSQIEDLEHIFTLGFRGEALASIAAVAQVEMLTKTRDEETGTRIVIHAGEIQELEDAACREGTSITVRNLFYNVPARRKFLKKPATESGYVSDLVNKIALGHPEVAIHYINNGNTVLHTAGNNDPKTAVFYVYGKDAANSMLPISYRKGEYAVSGLIGKPEFCRANRNYENLFINGRFIKNPVVSAAVEDAYKTKLLIGKFPVFVLNLAVEPAQVDVNVHPAKLEVRFKNDDEVYEFFYNAVAKALQETVLIPKAVLEKKPKERLPQAEQQTLADMPKESILKESILKESEPKAEPTANPSKEIPLPQSQGVILSKEEREKLLRAAEKPQTPTSGGRSVDELLKRTPKAESFAQTAVPYRREELKPKEEQPIELKPIVSDEKTEEVKPTEEKQPFFQNYKIIGQVFRTYWIVEQGDCLYLIDQHAAHERVLYEEFMNKFKEERVASQRLLTPLMLQLTPMETEVLRRNLALLESFGFELEEFGEKYALRATPYLLQNPTEVGFFTDILDRLTEERISNVYDTKILAVATMACKAAVKGHDVLSTREAEELIHRLLGLEHPFTCPHGRPTIIELTKYEMEKMFKRIQN comes from the coding sequence ATGCAGAAAATCCGACTGTTGGATGCAAAAACCATCAATAAAATTGCGGCAGGGGAAGTAGTAGAATCTCCGAAATCCGTTGTAAAGGAGCTGACGGAAAACGCCATTGATGCAAACGCCGGCAGTGTGACGATAGAAATTAAGGAGGGCGGCATTTCCTATATCCGCATTACCGATAACGGCACAGGGATTCCCAAGGAGCAGGTGAAGGAAGCCTTTTTGCGCCATGCTACAAGCAAAATGTCGCAGATTGAGGATTTGGAGCATATTTTTACACTGGGCTTTCGCGGCGAAGCATTGGCGAGTATCGCGGCGGTGGCGCAGGTGGAAATGCTGACAAAAACCAGAGACGAGGAAACGGGCACGCGCATTGTGATTCATGCCGGAGAAATACAGGAGCTGGAGGATGCCGCCTGTCGGGAGGGCACTTCCATTACGGTGCGGAATCTTTTTTACAACGTGCCTGCGCGCAGAAAATTTTTGAAAAAGCCTGCGACCGAAAGTGGCTATGTTTCGGATTTGGTGAACAAAATCGCACTGGGGCATCCTGAGGTTGCGATTCATTATATCAATAACGGCAATACTGTTCTGCATACGGCAGGGAACAATGACCCGAAAACGGCGGTGTTTTATGTTTACGGGAAGGATGCGGCAAACAGCATGCTCCCCATTTCCTACCGCAAGGGGGAATATGCCGTCAGCGGTCTGATTGGGAAGCCCGAATTTTGCCGTGCGAACCGCAATTATGAAAATCTTTTCATCAACGGCAGATTTATCAAAAACCCCGTGGTTTCCGCTGCGGTGGAGGATGCGTATAAAACAAAGCTGCTGATTGGGAAATTTCCTGTTTTCGTGCTGAATCTTGCGGTTGAGCCTGCACAGGTGGATGTGAATGTGCATCCTGCGAAGCTGGAGGTTCGCTTTAAGAATGACGATGAGGTATATGAATTTTTCTACAACGCGGTTGCGAAGGCATTGCAGGAAACGGTGCTGATTCCCAAGGCGGTTCTGGAAAAGAAGCCGAAGGAAAGACTGCCGCAGGCGGAACAGCAGACCCTTGCGGATATGCCAAAGGAAAGCATCCTGAAGGAAAGCATCCTGAAGGAAAGCGAACCAAAGGCAGAGCCGACAGCAAATCCCTCTAAAGAAATTCCGCTCCCGCAATCGCAGGGCGTGATTCTTTCCAAAGAGGAAAGGGAAAAGCTCCTGCGTGCGGCAGAAAAGCCGCAGACCCCCACATCGGGCGGACGCAGTGTGGATGAGCTGCTGAAGCGCACCCCAAAGGCGGAGAGCTTTGCACAGACGGCAGTGCCGTACCGCAGGGAAGAGCTGAAGCCGAAAGAGGAACAGCCGATAGAATTGAAGCCGATTGTTTCTGATGAAAAAACGGAAGAGGTAAAGCCGACAGAAGAAAAGCAGCCGTTTTTCCAGAATTATAAAATCATCGGGCAGGTCTTTCGCACCTATTGGATTGTGGAGCAGGGCGATTGCCTGTATCTGATTGACCAGCATGCCGCGCATGAACGGGTGCTGTATGAGGAATTTATGAATAAATTCAAGGAAGAAAGGGTCGCCTCGCAGCGGTTGCTGACACCTCTGATGCTGCAGCTGACACCAATGGAAACAGAGGTACTGCGGCGCAATCTGGCACTTTTGGAAAGCTTCGGCTTTGAGCTGGAGGAATTCGGCGAGAAATATGCCCTGCGCGCAACGCCGTATCTCTTGCAGAACCCGACAGAGGTCGGCTTTTTTACCGATATTCTGGACAGGCTGACAGAGGAGCGCATTTCCAATGTGTATGATACAAAGATACTGGCAGTGGCAACGATGGCGTGTAAGGCGGCGGTCAAGGGGCATGATGTGCTGAGCACGAGAGAGGCGGAGGAGCTGATTCACAGACTGCTTGGTCTGGAGCATCCCTTTACCTGCCCCCATGGCAGACCGACGATTATCGAGCTGACGAAATATGAAATGGAAAAGATGTTTAAACGCATCCAGAATTGA
- the miaA gene encoding tRNA (adenosine(37)-N6)-dimethylallyltransferase MiaA translates to MKKPLIVIGGPTACGKTGFSIRLAKEIGGEVISADSMQIYRYMDIGTAKVTPEEADGVPHYLIDELNPDEEYNVMLFQQKAKAYMEEIWAKGRIPILVGGTGFYINALLYDNDFTETENDTSYREECYRIAKEEGPQVLYERLRKIDPAYAETIHANNVKRVTRALEYHYLTGQRFSEHNAEQKERETPYNAAVILLTMEREALYARIEQRIDLMMQQGLLAEVKGLLDRGYSPKLVSMQGIGYKEFVPYFNGDCTLDEAVTQLKTNTRRFAKRQLTWFRRQIEGLWIDMSKTDGAGALAQTMTYLKERGVLQTNNNS, encoded by the coding sequence ATGAAAAAACCATTGATTGTGATTGGCGGCCCAACCGCCTGCGGCAAAACAGGCTTTTCGATTCGGCTTGCAAAGGAAATCGGCGGCGAGGTGATTTCTGCCGATTCCATGCAGATTTACCGCTATATGGACATTGGGACGGCGAAGGTGACACCCGAAGAAGCGGATGGTGTGCCGCATTATCTCATTGATGAGCTGAACCCCGATGAGGAATATAATGTTATGCTCTTTCAGCAGAAGGCAAAGGCGTATATGGAGGAAATCTGGGCGAAGGGAAGGATTCCCATTCTGGTCGGCGGCACGGGGTTTTATATCAATGCCCTGCTGTATGATAATGATTTTACCGAAACGGAAAATGATACCTCCTATCGGGAGGAGTGCTACCGTATCGCCAAGGAGGAGGGGCCGCAGGTGCTGTATGAACGCTTACGGAAAATCGACCCTGCCTATGCGGAAACGATTCATGCGAACAACGTCAAGCGTGTGACGCGTGCCTTGGAATACCATTACCTGACGGGACAGAGATTTTCCGAGCATAATGCGGAGCAGAAGGAAAGGGAAACCCCCTACAATGCGGCGGTGATTCTCCTGACGATGGAGCGGGAAGCGCTATATGCACGCATTGAGCAGAGGATTGATTTGATGATGCAGCAGGGGCTTCTGGCAGAGGTGAAGGGACTTCTGGACAGGGGCTATTCACCGAAGCTGGTTTCTATGCAGGGCATCGGCTATAAGGAATTTGTGCCGTATTTCAACGGAGACTGCACGCTGGACGAAGCAGTTACGCAGCTGAAAACCAATACGCGCCGCTTTGCAAAGCGACAGCTGACATGGTTCCGGCGGCAGATTGAAGGGCTTTGGATAGACATGAGCAAAACAGACGGGGCAGGCGCACTGGCGCAGACGATGACATATTTAAAGGAACGGGGCGTTTTGCAGACAAATAACAATTCATAA